In Vespa crabro chromosome 13, iyVesCrab1.2, whole genome shotgun sequence, one DNA window encodes the following:
- the LOC124428878 gene encoding aromatic-L-amino-acid decarboxylase — translation MEAEDFKKFAKEMIEYITNYLENIRERRVLPTIEPGYMKPLLPSEAPRTAEKWEDIMSDVERVIMPGVTHWHSPKFHAYFPTAQSYPAIVADMLSGAIACIGFTWMASPACTELEVIMLDWLGQMLDLPKEFLACSGGKGGGVIQGTASEATLVALLGAKAKKIKEVKEQHPEWTDNEIIGKMMAYGSCQAHSSVERAGLLGGVKFRLLKVDSKNKLRGETLAEAIREDKEKGLIPFYVVVTLGTTSSCAFDRLDELGPVANRESVWLHVDAAYAGSAFICPEFRYLMKGIEKADSFNFNPHKWMLVNFDCSTMWFKDPTFVINTFNVDPLYLQHEMQGSAPDYRHWQIPLGRRFRALKLWFVLRIYGVENLQKYIRSHVVQAHEFEALVLSDSRFEIVAEVILGLVCFRLKASNDVNEALLKRINGAGNIHLVPSKINDIYFLRLAICSRMSESSDILYSWKEIKQRADEVLEEHSVSK, via the exons ATGGAAGCCGAGGACTTTAAAAAATTTGCCAAAGAAATGATAGAATACATCACTAATTACTTGGAAAATATCAGAGAAAG gaGGGTTTTGCCGACAATTGAACCGGGATACATGAAACCACTTTTACCCTCAGAAGCACCTCGCACTGCGGAAAAATGGGAGGATATAATGAGTGACGTAGAACGTGTGATCATGCCAGGA GTAACTCATTGGCACAGTCCAAAATTTCACGCTTATTTCCCCACGGCTCAATCATATCCAGCTATTGTTGCGGACATGTTGAGCGGAGCTATTGCGTGCATTGGATTTACGTGG ATGGCTAGCCCAGCTTGTACGGAATTAGAAGTGATAATGCTCGATTGGTTAGGACAAATGTTGGATTTACCGAAAGAATTTTTAGCTTGTAGCGGTGGCAAAGGTGGTGGTGTTATTCAG GGAACTGCAAGCGAGGCAACTCTAGTCGCTTTGCTCGGAGCCAAAGCTAAGAAAATTAAGGAAGTTAAAGAGCAGCATCCTGAATGGACCGACAACGAGATCATCGGGAAAATGATGGCTTACGGATCCT GTCAAGCACATAGTTCGGTCGAACGAGCTGGTCTTCTCGGTGGCGTAAAATTCCGTCTATTGAAGGTCGATTCAAAAAACAAATTACGTGGCGAGACTTTAGCAGAGGCTATTCGTGAAGACAAGGAGAAAGGACTTATTCCATTTTAC gtCGTTGTTACCTTAGGAACAACAAGTTCTTGTGCTTTCGATCGCTTAGACGAATTAGGTCCAGTAGCTAATCGTGAGTCCGTTTGGTTACATGTAGACGCCGCATATGCAG GTTCAGCTTTCATTTGTCCGGAATTTCGTTATTTAATGAAGGGTATCGAAAAAGctgattcatttaattttaatccacACAAATGGATGTTGGTTAACTTTGACTGTTCCACCATGTGGTTTAAGGATCCAACTTTCGTCATTAACACGTTTAATGTCGATCCATTGTACCTGCAACACGAAATGCAAGGATCAGCTCCAGATTACaga cATTGGCAAATTCCACTCGGTCGTAGATTCCGAGCACTTAAACTCTGGTTCGTTCTAAGAATCTACGGGGTAGAAAATCTACAGAAATATATAAGGTCACACGTTGTTCAAGCTCATGAATTCGAAGCACTTGTTCTCTCCGATTCCCGTTTCGAGATCGTTGCTGAAGTTATTCTTGGATTAGTTTGCTTTAGATTGAag GCATCTAATGACGTGAACGAGGCTCTTCTGAAGAGAATAAATGGTGCTGGAAATATTCATCTGGTTCCATCGAagataaacgatatatattttcttcgtttagcAATATGCTCACGGATGAGCGAAAGTAGTGATATACTCTACTCATGGAAGGAGATTAAGCAGAGAGCCGATGAAGTATTGGAAGAGCATTCAGTTTCCAAGTGA
- the LOC124428880 gene encoding uncharacterized protein LOC124428880: protein MDTVKEYVGYINPHWVAIVSAGMYTYLRHICIVGLCFEEENNPPFDPSYSSILFVFSALCLVAEYRLWPRSLKEPPIQLLYIYEMLVAALATNLVTRAIWLPLMHVIYCLTQESSKWLLWLNTTIGLSRYSFVTTFAYYLAKENAATHMAFCLSLLSFVWMLDATESLDTILDIWAK from the exons ATGGACACCGTCAAGGAATACGTTGGATATATTAATCCTCATTGGGTAGCTATAGTTTCAGCAGGAATGTACACTTATCTCAGACACATATGTATAGTCGGTTTGTGTTTCGAAGAGGAAAATAATCCACCTTTTGATCCGTCTTATTCTTCgatacttttcgttttctcggCTTTATGCCTTGTTGCTGAGTACAGACTCTGGCCAAGATCATTGAAAGAACCACCGATACAActtctttatatttacgag atGTTGGTGGCTGCTTTGGCAACAAATCTTGTAACTCGAGCTATCTGGCTACCATTGATGCATGTAATATATTGCTTAACACAAGAGTCGAGTAAATGG ttactATGGTTAAACACGACGATAGGTTTGAGTCGTTATTCGTTTGTGACGACATTTGCTTATTATCTGGCCAAGGAAAATGCGGCTACACATATGGCTTTTTGCCTATCTTTATTGTCTTTCGTGTGGATGTTGGATGCCACTGAATCACTGGACACAATTTTGGATATCTGGGCCAAGTAG
- the LOC124428800 gene encoding odorant receptor 13a-like: MEKKPWNDDIAYAMTFYKFLTLPIGVWPLQDYNFFSTVRSIVTVIIQILMVVFQCKELLAGCNNSNANLDSLAIIACNIMAIIKIGCYRFHFRYLIENYEKAVRDYLQTKSSEDLGIMKRHAFIGRSLCSSLICFSYISTSIFMIAPFFMGSEETIINGTRMSLPKTLSYPMPSDCTLGNFNVSIALYCFISTLDIVLLISTCNGNVGNDCLFFGIVLHVCGQVEILKIQFTRCRYKKGMKREFENLLSRYSELLILADYLVNTISFVLIAQLFVSCILICIIGFQCILALQYSDIFMFTKSLTVLSTFLLQLLIYSYVGEYLRNQMEQVGYAAYTSAWYDFPISWRKDLIFLLMRSQQLVEIAAAYFFPVNMRTFMSIVKTSLSYLSVLRVMLLQT, from the exons atggaaaaaaagccGTGGAACGATGACATTGCCTACGCGATGACCTTTTACaagttcttaacattaccaatAGGTGTTTGGCCTCTTCaggattacaattttttttcgactGTCCGATCCATCGTAACAGTGATTATTCAG ATCCTGATGGTTGTATTTCAATGTAAAGAACTTCTTGCTGGCTGTAACAATAGCAATGCCAATTTGGACAGTCTAGCAATAATCGCATGCAATATAATGGCAATCATTAAGATTGGCTGTTATCGAtttcattttcgatatttgatcgaaaattatgaaaaagcTGTAAGGGATTATTTGCAAACTAAATCGTCGGAAGATCTTGGAATTATGAAAAGACACGCTTTCATCGGCAGAAGCTTATGTTCCAGCCTTATATGTTTCTCCTACATTTCAACGTCGATCTTCATGATTGCACCTTTCTTCATGGGCTCCGaagaaacaattataaatgGTACGAGGATGAGTCTTCCCAAAACGTTGAGTTATCCGATGCCTTCCGATTGCACTTTGGgaaatttcaatgtttctATTGCACTATACTGCTTCATTTCTACGTTGGATATCGTATTGTTGATTAGTACGTGCAATGGCAATGTCG GTAACGATTGTCTTTTCTTTGGTATTGTACTACATGTCTGTGGACAagttgaaatattaaagatcCAGTTTACACGATGTAGATACAAAAAAGGGATGAAACGAGAGtttgaaaatcttttatcGAGATACAGCGAATTGTTAATTTTGGCCGATTATCTCGTCAATACGATCAGTTTCGTTCTGATAGCACAGTTATTCGTCAGTTGTATACTCATCTGTATTATag gttTTCAATGTATTTTGGCTCTGCAGTATTCCGATATTTTCATGTTCACCAAGTCGCTGACAGTACTTAGCACTTTTTTGTTGCAACTACTCATATACAGTTACGTCGGAGAATACTTGAGAAATCAAATGGAACAAGTTGGGTATGCCGCTTATACAAGTGCATGGTATGATTTTCCAATATCTTGGAGGAAGGATTTGATCTTCCTTCTGATGAGATCTCAACAACTCGTTGAAATAGCGGCAGCTTATTTTTTCCCGGTTAACATGCGAACTTTCATGAGTATCGTCAAAACATCACTCTCATATCTATCGGTACTACGCGTTATGTTATTACAAACTTAA
- the LOC124428799 gene encoding odorant receptor 13a-like, with amino-acid sequence MEIRLSCGSVDETLDFFGISLATVGGLTKLIFIKLHRNDLRKILMSALNNWTAIVDSSSARKIMLKYSQRGKFVGRMQMSFAFIIITAIILDAISSPEASQQENITSSEEFPKRIPLRTMCAFGNMSTSIYWTVFVLQSIQLLNAVLIESGNDVFFFGISMQICGQFDTLRILLEEFKTEKEEDRVPKIKQFVDKHSHLLDLARRVEDTLTNVLLILLMTNGGHICLTGIQILLLSKQNDIIPLIKATVAFIVILIQIFLYSYAGDFLSSLTQDIYNVIYDYPWYELSPSNVRNLIFIIMRAHKPFRLRAGRFYPMDIESFKNILKASFSYFSVLRIVFEK; translated from the exons ATGGAAATCCGACTGAGTTGCGGTAGCGTCGATGAGACACTGGATTTTTTTGGAATTTCGCTTGCAACGGTGGGAGGTCTGACAAAGTTGATCTTCATCAAATTGCATCGAAATGATCTACGGAAGATCCTTATGTCAGCATTGAACAATTGGACTGCTATCGTCGACAGTTCGTCTGCAAGGAAGATCATGTTGAAATATAGTCAACGTGGCAAATTTGTGGGGCGTATGCAGATGAGTTTCgcttttatcatcattacagCGATTATATTGGACGCCATTTCTTCGCCGGAGGCCTCCCAGCAGGAGAACATAACCTCGAGCGAAGAGTTCCCTAAACGAATACCTCTTCGGACTATGTGTGCCTTTGGCAATATGTCAACATCTATTTATTGGACAGTTTTCGTTTTACAGTCAATTCAGCTACTTAACGCAGTACTTATTGAAAGTGGAAacgatgtttttttctttggaattTCTATGCAGATTTGTGGTCAGTTCGATACACTAAGAATCTTGTTGGAAGAATTTAAAacggaaaaggaggaggatcGTGTTCCAAAAATCAAGCAATTCGTTGATAAGCACTCGCATTTATTGGATCTTGCTCGACGAGTCGAGGATACTTTAACTAACGttcttttaatacttttaatgaCCAATGGAGGGCATATCTGTTTAACAg GGATACAAATATTGTTGCTGTCTaaacaaaatgatataattccTCTCATCAAGGCTACCGTCGCGTTTATTGTCATCTTGatacaaattttcttatatagcTATGCCGGAGATTTTCTCTCATCATTAACTCAGGATATTTACAATGTGATTTATGATTATCCTTGGTATGAATTGTCACCGAGTAACGTTCGAAATTTGATATTCATAATTATGAGAGCGCATAAACCGTTTCGCTTGAGAGCCGGAAGATTTTATCCTATGGATATAGAAAGCTTCAAGAACATTTTGAAGgcatctttttcatatttttccgTCTTACGAATTGTATTCGAAAAATGA
- the LOC124428640 gene encoding peroxisomal N(1)-acetyl-spermine/spermidine oxidase-like, translated as MAGLSAAHRLAQCGLQKFTILEATDRPGGRIHSCWLGDVVAEMGATWIEGGSVTNPVFTLAAQEGLLKAPLSRPEPNHGLFCTSDGRAIDLPVSIIAYHTFRQIEQQAAALFSLGCGRTHGTLLNFMGVRIQQELHNFPEEQRYDAARVMYGLTNFIRCRCGDDLSLVSADQFGSYIEIPGGNVRVPLGYVGVLAPLLRDLPSCCLKYCKPVSSIRWGVIDDSCPRAMVKCCDGDEYPADYVIVTLSLGVLKHQHDKLFCPALPPEKIDAITKLGYGYVNKIFLEYARPFWVWREGGIKLAWSADELADRCDWVKGISFIEELPSSQHVLCAWICGREAAEMELCSDEEIVDSITRLLRQFTGDPTLPYPANILRSKWCSDQYFAGSYSYMAMNSTVNNQCHLATPIPGTCEPVPPILFFAGEATIPGHYSTVHGARLSGIREAERIIQLTKRYGGPPQNSPCKL; from the exons ATGGCGGGGTTATCAGCAGCGCATCGTTTAGCGCAATGCGGTCTGCAGAAATTTACGATACTGGAGGCAACAGATAG GCCCGGCGGTAGAATTCATTCTTGCTGGTTGGGAGATGTCGTTGCTGAAATGGGAGCAACCTGGATAGAGGGTGGAAGCGTGACAAATCCTGTTTTTACTCTAGCGGCACAGGAAGGACTTTTAAAGGCACCCCTCTCTAGACCCGAACCAAATCATGGACTCTTCTGTACCAGCGATGGTCGAGCAATCGATCTACCGGTCAGCATCATTGCTTATCATACCTTCCGACAGATCGAACAACAAGCAGCAGCTCTCTTCTCTTTGGGTTGCGGTCGTACCCACGGTACGTTGCTGAATTTCATGGGCGTCAGAATACAGCAAGAGCTACACAATTTCCCGGAGGAGCAACG ATATGACGCGGCTAGGGTAATGTATGGTCTAACCAACTTCATCAGATGCCGTTGCGGTGACGATCTTTCTCTGGTCTCAGCCGATCAGTTTGGTAGTTACATAGAGATACCCGGTGGAAATGTAAGAGTGCCTCTTGGATATGTCGGTGTTTTAGCACCGTTGCTTAGAGATTTGCCAAGCTGTTGCCTCAA atactGTAAACCAGTGAGTTCCATCAGGTGGGGTGTCATCGACGATTCCTGTCCTCGTGCTATGGTAAAATGTTGCGACGGAGATGAATATCCAGCCGATTATGTCATCGTAACTCTATCTCTTGGAGTACTGAAGCATCAACACGACAAACTTTTTTGTCCCGCTTTGCCACCTGAGAAAATTGATGCGATAACGAAACTAGGGTATGGATACGTTAACAAGATATTTCTCGAGTATGCTAGACCTTTTTGGGTTTGGCGAGAAGGAGGGATCAAGTTGGCATGGTCTGCCGATGAATTAGCGGATAGATGCGACTGGGTTAAAG GTATATCTTTCATCGAAGAACTCCCAAGTTCGCAACATGTATTATGTGCTTGGATATGTGGACGGGAAGCCGCAGAAATGGAACTATGTTCCGATGAAGAAATAGTCGATTCTATAACGCGTTTGCTCCGGCAGTTCACCGGTGATCCAACCTTACCATATCCAGCTAATATTCTCAGAAGCAAGTGGTGCTCCGACCAATATTTTGCTGGTTCATATAGTTACATGGCTATGAATAGCACCGTTAACAATCAGTGTCATCTAGCCACTCCTATTCCAG GTACGTGCGAACCGGTTCCACCGATTCTTTTCTTCGCTGGAGAAGCAACGATCCCGGGACATTATAGTACCGTGCATGGTGCCAGACTTAGTGGAATACGTGAGGCGGAACGAATAATTCAATTGACAAAAAGATATGGTGGTCCTCCTCAAAACTCTCCGTGCAAATTGTGA